In the genome of Streptomyces sp. Tu 3180, the window AACCTCGAGAAGGGGATCGTCGGCGACTACGTCACCGACTACGGCTTCCCGGCGGACACCGAGCTGACCGGGACGTACGCCCGCAGGTACGACCCGACGCTGGTCGCCCCCTGGCTGTGGAACGCCGAGAAGAAGGTCTTCCTCTCCACCGAGGACGAGCAGTCGGTCGCGGCCAAGGCCGACTACGTCGTGGACCGCGGCATCGGCGGCACGATGGTCTGGGAACTGGCCGGCGACTACGCCTGGAACGCCGCCAAGGGCCAGTACGAGACGGGCGACACGCTCACCTCGCTGATGTACGAGAAGTTCAGGGCGGCCCCGCCGTACGGCGCGAGGAAGTCGAACGCGGACCTGCCGGCGGAGGCCGTGGACGTGGGCGTGGAGTTCACGGACTTCAAGCTGGGCGACTCCAACTACCCGATCACGCCCAGGCTGCGGATCACGAACAACACGAAGACCGCGCTGCCGGGCGGCACGGAGTTCCGGTTCGACTACGCGACCGCCGCTCCGGGGAACGCCTCCGACCAGTCCGGCTTCGGCACCAGGGTCATCGCCAGCGACCACACGGGCGACAACGTGGGCGGGCTGGAAGGCGACTTCCACCGGGTGTCGCTGAAGCTGCCGGCGTGGCAGTCGCTGGCGCCGGGGGCGAGCGTCGACCTGGCGTTCAACTACTACCTGCCCGTGTCGACCCCGTCGAACTGGACGGTGACGATCGGCGGCAAGGCGTACGCCCTCGCCGGGGACCTGGCGCGCGGGACGACCGTCGTCGAGCCGGGCACCGGCACGACGCCGACGGACCCGCCCACCACGCCGCCCGGTGAGCCCGGTGACTGCGCGGAGCCGGCCTGGGACGCCTCGACCGCGTACGGCGGCGGCAGCGTGGTGTCCCACGAGGGGCACACCTGGAAGGCGCAGTGGTGGACGAGGGGCGAGGAGCCCGGCACCACCGGCGAATGGGGGGTCTGGCGGGACCAGGGAGCCTGCTGACCCTCGTGCGAGACCGGCCCGGCGGCGGTGACGACGGCCCTTGCCCGCCGCCGGGCCTCACCAGGAGGGCGGCGCACCGGTGCGGGTGCGGGCCGCGGCGAGTCCCGTCAGGCTGGACCTGGTACGACGCCGGCCGGCCCGGGCACGCGCGTCCCGCGGGGCGGTCCTCCGGTCCGATGTCACATGCCGCGGTGGCCGCACGGTCCTGGTCGGCGAGGAGCGCTCCAGCGGGGAGCGCCCGGCGTCCGGAGGGACGGAACGGCATGACCACGATCCTGGTGACCGGCGGTACCGGAACACTCGGCCGGCTCGTCACCGAGCGGCTGCGGGCGGACGGGCACGAGGTGCGGGTCCTCAGCCGGCACTCCCGGCCGTACGCCGTCGACCTGCGGGAGGGCGGGAGCGGCCTGGACGCGGCCCTCACGGGCGCGCGGACGGTCGTGCACTGCGCGACGTCACCGCGCGGCGGCGACGAGAGGGCGGCGAGGAACCTGATCGCGGCGGCCCGGCGGGCCGGGGTGGGTCACCTCGTGTACGTCTCGATCGTCGGCGTGGACCGGGTGCCGTTCGGTTACTACAGGTCCAAGCTGGCGGTGGAACGCCTGGTCGAGGAGTCGGGGCTGGGCTGGACGGTGCTGCGCGCCACCCAGTTCCACGATCTGGTGCTCACGCTCCTCCAGGGCCTGGCCAGGGCGCCGGTCCTGCTGCTGCCGGCCCGGGTGAAGGACCAGCCGATCGACACCGCCGAGGTGGCCGAGCGCCTGTCCGAGCTGGCCCGGGGGGCGCCGGCGGGCCGCGTGCAGGACATGGGCGGCCCGGAGGTGCGGACGCTCGACTCGCTGGCCCGCGCGTATCTGCGGGCCACGGGCCGCCGGCGCCCGGTGGTGAAGGTCCCCCTGCGCGGCGCGGCGTACCACGCCTTCCGCGGCGGCGGCCACCTCGCCCCGGAGCGGGCGGTGGGCAGGCGCACGTTCGACGAGTTCCTGGCGGAGCGGTCCGGGGGCGCGGGACGCCGGTGAGCGGGTCCGCCCCCGCCGGGCGGACGGCCCCGCGCCGCGCGGGGGTGCGGGGCGACCGACACCCGCGGCGAGCGGACGCGACCGGGCGGGCACGCCCGCGACGGGCGGGGAGTCGTCACCGTCCGAGGCCGCGGCGGATGCCGGGGTCCTCACGCGGCCCTCCGGCGGGCGCGGACCGGCCGGACGGAACCGCCGGGCGGCGTCACACGGCGTCGGAGCGCCAGGGCACGGGGGTCCCGAAGAGTTCGTCCTGGGCGCGGTCCCGGGCGGTCAGCAGCGCGCCCCGCAGGACCGCGCCGCCCCCCAGGGCGCTGGGCCGCACCTCGGCGGACAGGGGCGAGAGGGCGGCCAGGCGGTCCTGCACCCGGGAGGCGAGCGCCTCCCCGCCGGCCTGCCCGACCTCCCCGCCCAGCACCACGCACCCGGGATCCAGCAGTGCGACCACCGACGCGACGCCCACGGCGATCCGGCCGGCCAGCGCGTCGAGGAAACCCGCCCGGGCGGACGCCGGTCCGGTTCCCAGGACGGCCGCGCGGACCGCCCCCGCCGCCACCGGCTCGATGCCGGGCTCGGCCACGAGGCCGTACTCCCCCGCCAGCTCCGCGACCGCCGCCGCCCCGGCCAGGGAGTGGAAGCCGCCCGCGCAGTCCGTGGCCGACGGGAGGCCGTTCGTGCCCGGGACCGGGAGGAAGCCGATCTCGCCCGTGCCGCCGGAGGCGCCCCGGCGCAGGGTGCCGTCGAGGACCACGGCCGCGCCGGTGCCGTGGCCCAGCCACAGCAGGACGAAGGTGTCCCGGTCGCGGGCCGCCCCGTCGCGCTGCTCGGCCAGTGCGGCGAGGTTGGTCTCGTTCTCCACGCTGACGCGGGTCCGGGGAAGGCGCTCCTGGAGCGCGGCGACCAGGCGGCGGTGCCACTCGGGCAGGCCGGTGGAGTCGCGCAGTTCGCCGCTGGCGGGGTCGATCAGTCCCGGCGCGCCGATCCCGACGGTGTGCAGCCGGTCGGCGCCCGCCTCCTTCACCGTCCGCTCGACCAG includes:
- a CDS encoding NAD(P)H-binding protein, whose product is MTTILVTGGTGTLGRLVTERLRADGHEVRVLSRHSRPYAVDLREGGSGLDAALTGARTVVHCATSPRGGDERAARNLIAAARRAGVGHLVYVSIVGVDRVPFGYYRSKLAVERLVEESGLGWTVLRATQFHDLVLTLLQGLARAPVLLLPARVKDQPIDTAEVAERLSELARGAPAGRVQDMGGPEVRTLDSLARAYLRATGRRRPVVKVPLRGAAYHAFRGGGHLAPERAVGRRTFDEFLAERSGGAGRR
- a CDS encoding ROK family transcriptional regulator yields the protein MAASPSTARAINDRLALRLLQREGPLTAGRLKQLTGLSRPTVADLVERLTAAGLIAVVGEAGEQRRGPNAKLYGIVAGRAHLAALDVRTEGVAVVVSDLVGEVLAEASVPITGDAGTGPAVEQAVALVERTVKEAGADRLHTVGIGAPGLIDPASGELRDSTGLPEWHRRLVAALQERLPRTRVSVENETNLAALAEQRDGAARDRDTFVLLWLGHGTGAAVVLDGTLRRGASGGTGEIGFLPVPGTNGLPSATDCAGGFHSLAGAAAVAELAGEYGLVAEPGIEPVAAGAVRAAVLGTGPASARAGFLDALAGRIAVGVASVVALLDPGCVVLGGEVGQAGGEALASRVQDRLAALSPLSAEVRPSALGGGAVLRGALLTARDRAQDELFGTPVPWRSDAV